The following DNA comes from Enterocloster bolteae.
ACTGGTTGTGATTGAAAATGACTTTGGGGAGGCCGGGATTGATGCCGGGCTGCTCAAGGAATGCAACTTGGCGGTTACCAGTTTAAGCGATGGGTGTATCTGCTGCAGTCTGACCGGAGACTTTGAGAAAGCGATGGAACGCATATTAAAGGACTACATACCGGATGCCGTATTGGTGGAACCATCCGGCGTGGTCAGATTATCCGATCTGATTAAAATCTGTTTAAAACAGGAGGACAGGGGCCTTATCCATCTGAAAAGGACAATAACCGTGGTGGATATACGGTCATTTGATAAATATAGAAAAAATTACGGGGGATTTTTTGAGGATCAGATTGCTTATGCTGATTTGATACTGCTAAGTCACCAAGAGGAAGGGGGGCAGGAAATTCAATCGGTTAAGATTAAAATTCAGGAAATGAATCCTGAAGCCAGAGTCGAGGCGGATTTTTGGGAATCCATTCCTGCATCTGTATTCCGGTATGGCCCGCGAAACAGCAACATTTTTAAGCTAGAAATGGAAGCAGCGGTCTCTATGAAACCTGTGCGGATTCGCAGCTGCAGGGAACCATCCCGTAGAACCGGTTTTATCAGGCGTCACTTCGCCAGGGATGTCTTTTCTTCTGTTACTATTGAGTGGAAAGAACCCATTACGGAGGAGCGGCTGGGGAAAAAGATTCTGCATGTTGTGAAACATGCAGAGGGGGAAATCCTCCGAGGAAAAGGGATTGTGGCAGATGGACGCCGGGGATTGGTATTCCACTATCTGCCTGGTAGTTTAAGCATTGAACCCGCAAACATAGTTGGGAACCAGGTTTGCTTCATAGGCACCGGCCTGGATGAACAGCAGATACATACATTATTCAGAGAGGAAACAACATGACAACACCGGTATGGGTCATAACTGGACTGCTGGATTCGGGAAAGACCACGCTCATCAACCAGTTGGCTGAACAGGAACTGGATGAACTGGATATCCTGGTCATCCAGTTTGAATCAGGCGAAACACCTCTGATAGAACAAGAACGTGTGAAGAAACTGGCATTCTCCAAGAGCCAGTTGGAACAGAGTCCATTCGGCATTGCCGATACCATCATTCACTACATTGATAAACACAGACCTGATTTAATTCTGATTGAATGGAACGGGATGGAGCATTTCCATAAACTGGAGAAAATGCTTCTCCAGTTTTCTGCAAAAGCAGTGCTGAGTATTGAAAAGGTGGTTTATGCAGCGGAGGGAGCCAGCTTTAAGACCAGGATTCCAGATGCAGGAGTGGCAACATTTTCACAGATTGCGGGCTGCGACTGTGCTTACGTGAGACTGAAGGGGAATCGGAAATCTCGGAATGGCATGGATGTTCTTTATGGCTGCAACCCAGATATCCAGGTCTATACCAGCTGGAACCGTTTTGTACGCGCCTTGTTCCGTTTCGGTATGAAGCCTCGGCATTGGTTCCTGATGCTTCTGACTGCGGTCATGTTGTATATGGCAGCTTTTTCCATGCTAAATGATGCGGGGGCTTTGCCAGAACGGTATATAAGCATATTCCTTGGGGTTTTTCTGCAGGCAGCGCCCTTTTTGGCTGTTGGTGTCCTGCTTTCCTCCCTGATTCAGGTTTATTTAAAGCCAGACTGGATTCAGAGAAGATTCCCCAGAAAAATTCTGGCTGGCCAGCTCTTTGCAGTGCTGGCCGGTTTTTGCTTGCCGGTATGCGA
Coding sequences within:
- a CDS encoding CobW family GTP-binding protein: MTDVYVISGFLGAGKTTLIKTMVHSAFKNKKLVVIENDFGEAGIDAGLLKECNLAVTSLSDGCICCSLTGDFEKAMERILKDYIPDAVLVEPSGVVRLSDLIKICLKQEDRGLIHLKRTITVVDIRSFDKYRKNYGGFFEDQIAYADLILLSHQEEGGQEIQSVKIKIQEMNPEARVEADFWESIPASVFRYGPRNSNIFKLEMEAAVSMKPVRIRSCREPSRRTGFIRRHFARDVFSSVTIEWKEPITEERLGKKILHVVKHAEGEILRGKGIVADGRRGLVFHYLPGSLSIEPANIVGNQVCFIGTGLDEQQIHTLFREETT
- a CDS encoding permease, whose amino-acid sequence is MTTPVWVITGLLDSGKTTLINQLAEQELDELDILVIQFESGETPLIEQERVKKLAFSKSQLEQSPFGIADTIIHYIDKHRPDLILIEWNGMEHFHKLEKMLLQFSAKAVLSIEKVVYAAEGASFKTRIPDAGVATFSQIAGCDCAYVRLKGNRKSRNGMDVLYGCNPDIQVYTSWNRFVRALFRFGMKPRHWFLMLLTAVMLYMAAFSMLNDAGALPERYISIFLGVFLQAAPFLAVGVLLSSLIQVYLKPDWIQRRFPRKILAGQLFAVLAGFCLPVCDCASIPVFKGLVKKGVPIPAAVTFMLVSPVINPVVILSTWYAFNGNYKIIAARCGLGILCSVLCGLTYLFKPPVNYLVEDAMPIQAACGDYSLLVEKRTQLSRFSLMMQHAQNEFFSVGKFLLTGIFASTLFQDMIPRAVAAGGAAAPWKALLVMMGLAFVLSLCSSSDAVVARSMAGSLPVGAVLGFLVFGPMMDIKNAAMLLSGFKSSFVIRLFATTFLVCFLVIGVFMTGGSGGIRI